From the genome of Phalacrocorax aristotelis chromosome 15, bGulAri2.1, whole genome shotgun sequence, one region includes:
- the VPREB3 gene encoding pre-B lymphocyte protein 3: protein MSLSFMVLLLVEVVGTASRAQPMLTQPPSVSVLPGQTARLSCTLSPQYNISEFGISWYQQRPGHPLRYLLYYNSERDKHKPAKTPDRFSATKDLARNACILIIASTRHEDNGNYYCALPRAFNWF from the exons ATGTCCCTGAGTTTCATGGTCCTGCTCctggtggaggtggtggggaCAG CTTCCAGGGCTCAGCCCATGCTGACCCAGCCACCCTCTGTGTCGGTGTTGCCTGGGCAGACTGCTCGGCTATCATGTACCCTGAGCCCCCAGTACAATATCAGCGAGTTCGGCATCTCCTGGTACCAGCAGCGGCCAGGGCACCCCCTGAGGTATCTGCTCTATTACAACTCTGAGCGAGACAAGCATAAGCCTGCCAAGACTCCTGACCGCTTCTCTGCTACCAAAGACCTCGCCCGCAATGCCTGCATCCTCATCATTGCATCCACCCGCCATGAAGACAACGGCAACTATTACTGTGCCCTGCCACGTGCCTTCAACTGGTTTTAG